The following proteins are co-located in the Trichormus variabilis 0441 genome:
- a CDS encoding sulfate/molybdate ABC transporter ATP-binding protein, translated as MGIVVENVSKQFGSFRAVDQVNLEIQSGKLVALLGPSGSGKSTLLRLIAGLEKPDDGRIILTGKDATNQSVQERNIGFVFQHYALFKHLTVRQNIAFGLEIRKAPANKVKGRVEQLLELVQLSGLGDRYPSQLSGGQRQRVALARALAVEPSVLLLDEPFGALDAKVRKDLRAWLRRLHDEVHVTTVFVTHDQEEAMEVSDEVVVMNQGRVEQVGTPAEIYDNPATSFVMSFIGPVNVLPSSSRIFQSSQLEIEHPNVFLRPQDVVIEKSANGTTAPATVTRLIHLGWEIKVELTLDDGQVVNAHLTRDRYDELQLEPKQKVYVKPKDAKSFPLYYSI; from the coding sequence GTGGGCATAGTAGTTGAAAACGTATCCAAACAATTCGGTAGTTTCCGAGCGGTTGATCAGGTAAACTTAGAAATCCAAAGCGGGAAACTGGTAGCCCTGTTAGGGCCATCGGGATCTGGTAAGTCTACGTTGCTCCGCTTAATTGCTGGTCTCGAAAAGCCAGACGATGGCAGAATTATTCTGACGGGAAAAGACGCTACAAACCAAAGTGTACAAGAACGTAACATTGGGTTTGTATTTCAACACTATGCTTTATTTAAGCATCTGACAGTCCGGCAAAACATCGCTTTTGGGTTAGAAATTCGCAAAGCACCAGCGAATAAAGTCAAAGGGCGGGTAGAACAGTTATTAGAACTAGTGCAGTTGAGTGGGCTAGGCGATCGCTATCCTTCTCAGCTTTCCGGTGGTCAAAGACAAAGGGTAGCCTTAGCTAGAGCCTTAGCAGTAGAACCTAGTGTATTACTTTTAGATGAACCCTTTGGCGCACTTGATGCCAAAGTCCGTAAAGACTTACGCGCATGGTTACGCCGTCTCCATGATGAAGTTCACGTTACCACAGTTTTTGTCACCCACGACCAAGAAGAAGCAATGGAAGTTTCTGATGAGGTCGTAGTCATGAATCAAGGGCGTGTAGAACAGGTAGGAACACCCGCAGAAATTTACGACAATCCAGCTACGTCCTTTGTGATGAGTTTCATTGGGCCAGTAAATGTCTTGCCAAGTAGCTCCAGAATTTTCCAAAGTAGCCAGTTAGAGATAGAACATCCAAACGTATTTTTACGCCCACAAGATGTAGTGATCGAGAAATCTGCTAACGGCACAACCGCACCTGCTACAGTCACTCGATTGATCCACTTGGGCTGGGAAATCAAAGTTGAATTAACCTTAGACGATGGACAAGTTGTCAACGCTCATTTAACACGCGATCGCTACGATGAGCTACAGTTGGAACCAAAGCAAAAGGTATATGTAAAACCTAAGGATGCGAAATCTTTTCCTTTGTATTACTCGATTTAA
- the yidD gene encoding membrane protein insertion efficiency factor YidD: MQISPLDTFSRKIGIVAIAGYQKHISPHKGFACAHRLLYGGESCSGYIKRVIAEEGLIAAWDKSHTRFQACKQANLVLQASKMQRKLSQMEDSAPTEEADGEIEDDKPLTRPQARSSNCWDSGYLSGDDCSNCSEIVDCSFLACSSADDCHLPDCSGVECDFLDCGSGGN; the protein is encoded by the coding sequence ATGCAAATTTCTCCATTGGATACCTTTAGTAGGAAAATTGGTATTGTAGCGATCGCTGGATATCAAAAACACATTTCCCCCCATAAAGGTTTTGCTTGCGCCCATCGACTGTTGTACGGGGGTGAATCTTGCTCTGGTTACATCAAGCGCGTGATTGCAGAGGAGGGATTAATCGCAGCTTGGGATAAATCCCACACCAGGTTTCAAGCTTGTAAACAAGCCAATTTAGTTTTACAAGCATCGAAGATGCAACGAAAGCTGTCACAAATGGAGGACTCAGCACCGACAGAGGAAGCGGATGGAGAAATTGAAGATGATAAGCCGTTAACACGCCCTCAGGCAAGGTCATCAAATTGCTGGGATTCAGGATATTTAAGCGGCGATGATTGTTCTAATTGCTCAGAGATTGTTGATTGTAGTTTCCTCGCCTGTAGCAGCGCTGATGATTGCCATTTACCAGATTGCAGTGGTGTTGAGTGTGATTTCTTGGATTGTGGCAGTGGTGGTAATTAA
- the chlP gene encoding geranylgeranyl reductase, with protein sequence MLSVNVKIGRRPLTLRVAVVGSGPAGSSAAETLAKAGIETYLFERKLDNAKPCGGAIPLCMVSEFDLPPEIIDRQVRKMKMISPSNREVDINLIKEDEYIGMCRREVLDGFLRNRAAKLGANLINATVHKVDIPGNNSDPYTIHYVDHNEGGAQGVTKTLKVDLIIGADGANSRIAKEMDAGDYNYAIAFQERIRLPEDKMAYYNDLAEMYVGNDVSTDFYAWVFPKYDHVAVGTGTMQVHKASIKQLQAGIRARASEKLAGGKIIKVEAHPIPEHPRPRRVVGRIALVGDAAGYVTKSSGEGIYFAAKSGRMCAETIVEVSQNGSRIPTENELKIYLKRWDKKYGLTYKVLDILQTVFYRSDATREAFVEMCADLDVQKLTFDSYLYKTVVPANPITQLKITAKTIGSLIRGNALAP encoded by the coding sequence ATGCTTTCGGTAAATGTGAAGATTGGGAGAAGACCTTTGACACTACGGGTTGCTGTTGTTGGGTCAGGCCCAGCTGGTTCCTCTGCTGCTGAAACACTAGCCAAAGCTGGGATTGAGACCTACCTGTTTGAGCGCAAATTGGATAACGCCAAACCCTGTGGGGGGGCGATTCCCTTATGTATGGTAAGTGAGTTTGACTTACCACCAGAAATTATTGATCGTCAAGTGCGGAAGATGAAAATGATTTCACCTTCCAATCGTGAAGTTGATATCAATCTGATAAAAGAAGACGAATATATAGGAATGTGCCGCCGTGAAGTCCTAGATGGCTTCTTACGCAATCGCGCGGCAAAATTAGGGGCAAATTTAATTAATGCCACCGTTCATAAAGTTGATATACCTGGAAATAACAGCGACCCATACACCATTCATTATGTTGACCATAATGAAGGCGGCGCACAAGGTGTCACAAAAACTTTAAAAGTAGATTTGATTATTGGTGCAGATGGGGCTAATTCCCGCATTGCCAAAGAAATGGATGCTGGGGATTATAATTATGCGATCGCCTTCCAAGAGCGTATCCGCTTACCCGAAGATAAAATGGCATATTACAACGACCTTGCCGAAATGTATGTAGGCAATGACGTTTCCACAGACTTTTATGCCTGGGTATTCCCCAAATATGACCACGTAGCCGTCGGTACTGGCACAATGCAGGTACACAAAGCCAGCATCAAGCAGCTACAGGCTGGTATCCGCGCCCGCGCTAGCGAAAAATTAGCAGGCGGTAAAATCATCAAAGTAGAAGCCCACCCAATCCCCGAACATCCCCGTCCTCGGCGTGTTGTTGGTCGCATAGCCTTAGTTGGAGACGCTGCTGGCTATGTTACCAAGTCCTCTGGTGAAGGGATTTACTTCGCTGCTAAATCTGGGCGGATGTGTGCAGAAACCATTGTAGAAGTTTCTCAAAATGGTAGTCGCATTCCCACAGAAAACGAACTCAAGATTTATCTCAAACGCTGGGATAAAAAATACGGACTCACGTACAAAGTACTGGACATCTTGCAAACAGTATTTTACCGCTCCGATGCCACCCGTGAGGCATTTGTAGAGATGTGTGCTGACTTAGATGTACAAAAGCTGACTTTTGACAGCTATCTGTATAAAACAGTCGTCCCCGCGAACCCCATCACCCAGTTAAAAATTACTGCCAAGACAATTGGTAGTCTCATCCGTGGTAACGCTTTAGCACCCTAA
- a CDS encoding response regulator transcription factor yields the protein MPRILVIDDDPAISELVAVNLEMAGYDVSQAEDGIKGQALALQLQPDLIMLDLMLPRVDGFTVCQRLRRDERTAEIPVLMLTALSQTQDKVEGFNAGADDYLTKPFEVEEMLARVRALLRRTDRIPQAAKHSEILNYGPLTLVPERFEAIWFGQTVKLTHLEFELLHCLLQRHGQTVSPSEILREVWGYDPDDDIETIRVHIRHLRTKLEPDPRHPRYIKTVYGAGYCLELPSVPQSGEGATTSVVE from the coding sequence AGCGATTTCAGAACTTGTTGCTGTCAACCTAGAGATGGCTGGCTACGATGTAAGCCAAGCTGAAGATGGCATAAAAGGTCAAGCACTAGCTCTCCAGCTACAACCAGACTTGATTATGCTTGATCTGATGTTGCCCAGAGTTGATGGTTTTACGGTTTGCCAGCGCTTACGCCGAGACGAACGCACGGCGGAAATTCCTGTTTTGATGTTGACTGCTCTCAGCCAAACTCAAGACAAGGTAGAAGGCTTTAACGCCGGAGCAGATGATTATCTGACCAAACCATTTGAAGTGGAGGAGATGCTGGCACGGGTGCGGGCATTATTACGCCGTACTGATCGCATTCCTCAAGCAGCCAAACATAGCGAAATTCTGAACTATGGGCCTTTGACCTTAGTTCCCGAAAGATTTGAGGCTATATGGTTCGGTCAAACTGTGAAGCTGACTCACTTGGAATTTGAACTCCTCCACTGTTTGCTTCAACGTCACGGACAGACAGTTTCCCCAAGCGAAATTCTCAGAGAAGTTTGGGGTTACGATCCAGATGATGACATTGAAACGATTCGAGTGCATATCCGGCACTTGAGAACTAAGCTAGAACCAGACCCCCGCCACCCCCGCTATATCAAAACAGTATATGGTGCGGGATATTGCCTGGAACTACCCAGCGTCCCACAATCCGGCGAGGGCGCTACCACATCTGTTGTTGAGTGA